A genomic segment from Necator americanus strain Aroian chromosome III, whole genome shotgun sequence encodes:
- a CDS encoding hypothetical protein (NECATOR_CHRIII.G9233.T2), with protein MRMTLMVFSFCGYQLFCFIIWEFILPALEYDEYLSSLSLIMWVIWSGASAVLYMTFSVSFRRDLKSMIQSTGCCRIGNDSRMTTMVASHISTHIVTKNRTKTTQ; from the exons ATGCGCATGACGTTAATG GTGTTTTCATTTTGCGGATATCaacttttctgttttattatttGGGAGTTCATTCTACCAGCGCTAGAGTACGATGAGTATCTTTCATCTCTGAGTCTAATCATGTGGGTGATTTGGAGCGGTGCCAGCGCCGTACTCTATATGACATTCAGCGT ttcCTTTCGACGGGATCTGAAGAGCATGATTCAATCTACGGGATGTTGTAGGATAGGTAATGACTCCCGGATGACCACGATGGTCGCTTCCCATATAAGTACACATATCGTAACGAAGAATCGAACGAAGACGACCCAATAG